AACCGAGACAAACCCCCTCGGAGGATGAGTCACCCTGGAATGCTTCGACCTCGGGAGCTCGCACCAGTAAACTTGAGAATATTGGATACCGTATAAATCTTCGGCCACCCGATGGTAGTGACCTTCTACGGCATTTGCTAGCCAAACTTCAAAGGGTGCCTTGTTCAACGACCCATCAAGATCATCGGTGTGATGTAGATACGACGCAGTTTTAGATCTGGGGTCTGCCTCCCCATGAAAGTGAGGATGATGACGGCGAATAGGGTACTTCCCCAAGGTCAAGGGCCCAGAAGTGCCAGTCTCCTTGCCGAACTCGACACGGATATTCTCTTCGACAATCTCGACAACAACACTGCTCCCCGAGGCACCATCTTAATTGACGAGAAACCTTCCAAGGTCTCTCGAGAGGAACTTCCTCttcctccctctcactagaggtcTCAACAATGAATTTCTCTTTACCTTTATCTCGATCCATCACCGGAAAATCTATATCTACGGTTTAGAAGGTGGTAGGAGAGAAATGTGAAGGAAAGCAAGAAATCaacaaagaaaataatttttcggAAGCGGAATTTGCCGATGAGTTGAACACGTACAACAAAGTCCTGAAGAAAATTGTCAACAATAAGCTTGTAGCAACTGAAATTTAGAGAGTAAGTTTGTAAATTTGAGAGATTTCTAAAAATGCGGTGGAAAAGTGAAAATTGGAACGAGGAATTGGGTCTTGTATTTATAAGAAGCAACCTTGAAACCCTCCAACTTCCACTCAGATATACGTCGTTCGATCATCCGAAGTCAAGGATTGGATCAAAATAACTGCTAGACACGTACCGGCTACGTGTCATCAATGCGTTTATTCGAAAATAAAATTAGCAAAAAAGTGGGACTTTTGGGCTACAAAATTGTCAAGTTGCATTCGGATACCCTTTTATTTAATCCTAAATGAAATTGGTctgggggcatgttgtttgggtgtCCAATTGGCTCTCAATTAGGCATCACTACAAGAAAGCGGTGATTTTACGACTGAATTTTTCGACCACAAGTGTAGTAGTCGGTAAAATTTGATTTTAGCGACTAAAATAGTGTtggtcgttaaatttaaatttttacgaCTAAAAATTTGTGGTCGGTAAGTTGCGACTACTTTAAAGGTAATCAACGACTACTTTGTAGTCGTGAGTTAAGTCGACCAAAAcaacatttttcaaaaaaatattccGACCACTTTTACCGACCAATAAATTATAGCGACCAAATATTTTAGTCGGTAAATTCCGACTACTTTATATGTAGTCGTTGATATCAAGTTTTGCGACTACTTTATAGTTggtaaaaaaaagaacaaaaaaaaaaaaaaaaaagttttggtCGTTAATTTTGGTCGCAGAAGTTCGTAAGTCCGACTAAAATTTTGGTcgttaaatgttttaaatgaaAGAGGGGTTTGCTGGTTGAATTCAATATGGTCGGTTAATTCAAAGACCTCCCTCTTCAATACCTAACACCAGATCTGAAAAACAACCAGAAAACCAACGACATCCACCACCACTAACAAACCAACAACCACTGCCACAAGAGCCGACGCAGCCACCGGCAACCAAGAGCCGACGACGCAGCCACCGGCAACCAAGAGCCGACGACGCAGCCACCAACACGCGACTTAGCCGACGACGCAGCCACCAACACGCGACTTAGCCGACGACGCAGCCACCAACACGCGACCCAGCCACCAACAACCACCGCCAACCGCTGCCTTCAACGACGAAGCTCCTCTCAACCCCTCTCCCTTATGAGGTACATCTCTTTCTTCTATCATTGATAGTAATTTACAAGTTTTCAAACCCTAACCAATTTCATTAATTGGTGTAAAAACTTGAATTTGAACCAAATATGAAATCTGGTTCCATTTTGTAACTTTGTAAAGCTCTAAAATAAATGAGAAGAAACCATATAATGTTATTAAGCAAGAATATAATTACAATTATAGCTTAAATGTGCATTGTTTGAATAACAGTATCCACGAATGATTGGGAATTTTATTtgctgattttttatttttgttgatttacTTGTcgatttgtttttaatttttgttggttTATTTGTCGATTTAAAATTTGATTGTTGTGTTCCCTTAGCCGTAGATTCCACATTTCCACTAATGTGCTATTTGTGATGGTTAATCCTTCGTATTCGTTAGTGCACTTGTGCTATTTGTGATGGTTTAAAATTCATGATTCTTCAATATTGTGCCACCACACAATATTTCTGCGTAGGAAGATTGGTGAAACCCCATTGAGAGGTAGTTTTCCCTGCTGGATTGGCACTAAATCACTGCAATTTGTGTTGctgaaattaaatttagaatGTGAAATACCATGCCATAAATATAAAAATCTtcacaaaaaaaacaaagagtACAGTGAATAAAGAATGTTGCAAAACAACATACTTAATGCTTGCCGATCGGTTTTCAGCCTCCAACCAATGTTGTTCAAACTGTATActgatttttttgatttttgtttgatttatttGTGGATTTATTTTAGTTGTTGATTTATTGATTTGTTATTGATTGGTTAAATATAGTTGATTTAAAACAAGAAATTTAATTAGCTAGTATAATAATAATGTTCTTTGAAAAAGTGTAAGTGTAAATGTTGGTAAAAAGTGCAAATGttggtaaaaaaaataatatatattataAAGGGGTTGCCAAAAATGGATAAATCAAACTTGTTAACTTCTTAAGAAATAGACTAAAATGAAACTTGTACATGATCAATGTTTCTTGAGCAAAACCTAAGAGGAATTGCATCCAAAAAAAATTACCAATGAAGGATTAACCCACCAAGTTATTATTTGATTAATTAGTAACATATTTTTTGTTGAGGGTGTAGAATTTGGTATCATGAAAATGACGGAGCGGAAATGGATGAATGATAGACTTGATGGGCGCAATATTAAGCCCGAGTTTCTCAATGGGGTTACAGAGTTCATTGAGTTTTGCAAAGAGCATCCAAGTTGTGGTGACGGTGACAAAATAAGATGCCCATGTCCCCTGTGTGATAACAGACGGTTCTATGATGTTGAAACAGTTAGACTACATCTGTACAAGAAGGGTTTTGTTCGTAATTACTATGAATGGGTATGTCAAGGGGAAAGTTTTGGAGAGTCCGCCTCGCGTGTTCAAACAAATCCATACCGTGATATGGTTATCGATGCTCTTGGAAATAATCAAGAACATATGTTGAACGAAGAGGTCGATGTGGTTGAAGAAGAGCCAAATGTTGAAGCCAAGAAGCTTATCGACCTTCTAAAGGCAGCTGAAGATCCATTATATGAAGGGAGCAACCTATCTGTGTTGGAGATGGAATCAAGAATTGCAAGTTTGAAATGTGAATTCAACTTACAATACAGGTGTGTGGATGGGTTTGCTTCTTTGATGAATGATGCTATTCCAAATAACAACCAAATGGGTAGAACTTTCAATAGTACAAAGAAGGTTCTTCATGGATTGGAAATTCCTCACGAGAGGATCCACACATGTcctaaaggttgtttgctcttcTGGAAAGCCGATGCACAATTAGATAAATGTAGAGTCTGTGGAAGTGATCGGTATAGGATGACTTCTAAAGGCAAACTTGTACTGGCTAAAGTCATGATCTATTTTCCAATCACACCTAGGTTGCAAAGGTTGTATGCCACCAAGAACGTTTCCGAGGATATGACTTGGCACGCCAAGAATCCTCGAGTTCAAAACACCTTTGCACATCCTAGTGATAGTGAAGCATGGAAGCACTTGGATGCAACCTTTCCTGATTTCGCATCAGAGCCTCGAAATGTTAGGCTTGGTTTGTGCACGGATGGATTTGCCCCCCATGGTAAGTTTGGCTCCCAATATTCATGTTGGCCTGTTATTCTTACACCATACAACTTGCCTCCATCGATGTGTATGAAAAAACCCTTCATGTTCCTTTCTTTGCTCGTTCGCGGTCCTAAAAATCCAAAGGGACACTTGGATGTGTACATGCAACCGCTCATCGAAGAGTTGAAACAGTTATGGGAGGTTGGGGCTATGACTTATGACATATCAAGCAAGCAAAATTTCAACCTCCGCGCAGCCGTTTTGTGGACTATTAGTGATTTTCCTGCATATGGAATGCTATCTGGATGGTCCACTGCCGAAAAGAAGGCATGCCCTTACTGTGTGGATAAGTCCAAGGCATTTTGGCTAGAACATGGAGGTAAAGTTTCATGGTTTGATTGCCATCGACAATTTCTTCCACAAGGTCACCCTTTTCGGAAGAATAAAACAGCTTTCTGCAAAAACAAAGTTGAAAATGGCATGGGTCCGCATATAATGAGTGGTGAAGAATTGTGGCAATGTGTGAAGGACTTGCCTAAAGCAACTGATGGTCCCGAGGCTCTTAAGAAGTTGAAGAGTGCCAAAAAGGGTTGGTTCAAACAAATTATTCTATGGGAACTCCCATACTGGAAGGATTTGCTTCTCCGGCACAACCTAGATGTCATGCACATTGAAAAGAACTTTTTTGACCAACTCATTAACACTGTGATATTTAATTATGAAAGGTAATAAACTAATATTTAATTACCATAGAAAATTTGAGGAGCATATTCGCCAAATTCATCCACACATAGCTATGGAGGATATTTGGAGTAAATTCGAAGCCCAATACCCTGAATGGTTTAAGTCACACTTGAGATTAATTTTGTATTGTTTATATTGATATTTGGAGTATTGTTCATATGGTTTAAGTCACAAATTACTGATTTCTTCTACAAATTAGGTTCTCCGGTCTTTGATAACTGATGATGTGATACGCGCTCTTGCAATGGGCCCCTCTAGACAAGTGAGAACATGGAGTCATTTCTATGTGAATGGATATAATTTTCACACGCATGACTATGGAAAACACAAGTCAACTATGAATTATGGAGTGTGTGTACAAAGTCTCGAAGAAATTGACTACTTTGCCATTTTAGAGGAGGTGGTTGAAGTTGCCTATTGTGGTAAGCTTCGAGAGTACAAGACAATCTTGTTTAAGTGCAGTTGGATGGACTCCGTGAAAGGTATGAACATTCACGAACAATACAAACTTGTGGAGGTCAATCATTCTAAGAGGTACCCAAAGTACGACCCGTTTATATTGTCTTACCAAGTTAGCCAAGTGTACTTTGCTCCTTACCCCAGTTTGAAGAGGGATAAAGACCAATGGTGGGCTGTGTTTAAGACTAAGGCAAGGTCAGTGATTGATGCTCCGGTTGACTTAGAATTTCTCCAGGAAGATGCCAATGAGGATTCTTCAGCTATTTGTGCTCCGGAAGAGATTCCAGATTATGAAGATCAAGAAGATGATGAGGACGTGATAGATGAAGACGATGTTGAGGCTGATGAGTTTGAGACAAGTGGCGATGAGGATGCTGAGTTTGAGACAAGTGACgatgatgatgttgatgatgagtTTGATGATGATGCATACGACGACTAGCTAGCATGTTCTTGATGTGATTGATTCAATTTAGTTTGTAAAATGTTGTGTTGAACATACATTAAGATGTAGTTTGTTAATCTTTTGTTTGAAACGCGAATTATGCTATCTATTTGTAAGGAGCGAACGTTGATAACCATAGCATGTACTTCTTATTAGAAACTTACATATATCGAACGTTTACtgtttttggaatttatttatATAGCTAATGTTTGGTTTTTGTTTTACTAATTAAACAGATGTCTGGTCGAGGGGATAGTTCAGGCAGTGGCCGTGTTCGTGGAGGTGGACGTAAAGGTGCTCGTGGGGGTGCTTGTGGAGGTGCTCATGGAGGTGCTCGCGATAGTCCACATATCACACAATCCACTCAGGATACCTTCTTTGATGATGACATGAATCAGGGTGAGTATGATAGTGAGGTTGTACCTGAGACACAACAAGATGAAGTGGTTGTTGAGCCGGGAGTGTTTTGGATGACACCTGGTGAACTATGGTATGATTAAGTTTCTTTTTTTGGTAAACTATGGTATGGCTTAAAACTTTAGTAACTACCGACTAATTTTCCTTATTTGGTAAACTATGGTATgacttagaattttattaacTACCGActaattttcttttccttctttcatTATGTTAGGTTTGATCATAGTTCCCTTGCCCGACACATCACGAGTGTCATTCAAAAGTATTACAAGAGTCCGTGGACGTGTTATACACAGGTGGATAACCATACCAAAGAGCATTGGTTTAATTTGTTCAAGGTATAATCAATTTCATATTACTTAATACATTCACTTTTAGTTATAAACCTAACTTTGTCAAAATTTTGTAGCGGACTCACAAGTGGCCACCGGAGTACGACAACTTGGCCTTGCATGACTACCATGAAAAAGCGGGGCAAAGACTAAAGGACACACACAACTACATCACGTCAAGAAGTGGTGGAAAACGTCCTGATTGGTTGCCTGAGGAGGTGCATAAAGAGATGATGAGGCATGCAACGGAGGATCCTGAATTCCTGAAAAATTCTGAGCGTTCAAAGAAGAATAGGAGAGGCGGTTCACTAACAAATTCAATTGAACCAACACATTTTCAAGGTTCCATTTCCACAGTAGAACATGCAAAAAAATGGTAAATATAATTATGTAGCTTACTTTTACCTAAATATGTAATTACGTTGAATACTTACACAAATTACTTTATACTAAGGCAAAAGACAATGGAGGTGCTTTGCCTACGGCCGGTGAGTTATATTTGAGGACGCACACGAAGAACATACCGGGTAAAGGGAATGTACCATGCAGTAGCAAAGCGAAACAGATCAAGGTGAATGTTGTTGATGTTCTAATTTTGAGTATTTGCTTTGAGTATAAGTGACTAAGTGAGTGAAGTTTGCTACTAGTCCTATATTAGTCATATATGCACATATTATAATTGGATGAAATGCTATTTGTTTTcaatatgaaataaaaataaggaCTCTTTGGTGATATATGTTGAACTTTCCTTGATTTTATTATAGCAAAAACTATGGAAAAACTGAGACTCTTATGGAAAATTATAATCATATTTTGTAAAAACTTAAAAACACAAATTTTGTGTTTAGGTAGTTTTGGTTGGTTAGTTGTGTTGTTGATGTTCTAATTTTGAGTATTTGCTTTGAGTATAAGTGACTAAGTGAGTGAAGTTTGCTACTAGTCCTATATTAGTCACATATGCACATATTATAATTGGATGAGCTATTATTTGTTTataatttgaaataaaaataaggATTCTTTGGTGATAAATGTTGAACTTTCCTTGATTTTACTATGTAAAAAAGAATGGAAAACATTTTTAGGCATAAATgacccataacgacccaaatgacccttaggcgtctaaaacgaacttgaaatgagtttcataaacatgtaagtactcatatgaatcatgaataaGGTTTAGATTTTGTAAAAtattcgtttgttgatagttgggaacgaaaatgacatttttaggcataaaatgacccataacgacccaaatgacccttaagcgtccaaaacgaacttgaaatgagtttcataaacatgtaagtactcatatgaatcatgaataaGGTTTAGATTTTGTAAaatgttcgtttgttgatagttgggaacgaaaatgacatttttaggcataaaatgacccataacgacccaaatgacccttaggcgtccaaaacgaacttgaaatgagtttcataaacatgtaagtactcatatgaatcatgaataaGGTTTAGATTTTGTAAaatgttcgtttgttgatagttgggaacgaaaatgacatttttaggcataaaatgacccataacgacccaaatgacccttaggcgtccaaaacgaacttgaaatgagtttcataaacatgtgagtactcatatgaatcatgaataaGGTTTAGATTTTGTAAaatgttcgtttgttgatagttgggaacggaaatgacatttttaggcataaaatgacccataacgacccaaatgacccttaggcgtccaaaacgaacttgaaatgagtttcataaacatgtaagtactcatatgaatcatgaataaGGTTTAGATTTTGTAAaatgttcgtttgttgatagttgggaacgaaaatgacatttttaggcataaaatgacccataacgacccaaatgacccttaggcgtccaaaacgaacttgaaatgagtttcataaacatgtaagtactcatatgaatcatgtaaaaggtttagattttgtaaaatgttcatttgttgatagttgggaacgaaaatgacatttttaggcataaaatgacccataacgacccaaatgacccttaggagtgcaaaacgaacttgaaatgagtttcataaacatgtaactacaaatatgaatcatgtaaaaggtttagattttgaatataggttcgtttgttgatagttgggaacaaaaatagcatttttaggcataaaatgttccataacgacccaaatgacccttaggagtgcaaaacgaacttgaaatgagtttcataaacatataactactcatataaatcatgtaaaatatttagattttgaatataggttcgtttgttgattGAATGCTTATGAAGTGTTGTGCGTAATTGTTATGCATGTTTGTTAATCATTTAAATTCTTGTAGGAAACATATGAAAAGACTGTTGCTGAATGCCGTGAAAAAGGCATTGAAAAGGATccaaatcaaatattttttgagacagttggtgggagaaagaagggaaaggTCCATGGCTTGGGGAGTGGCTCACATTTGTATTATGCACCACCTTCGAGGGGAGGTGGTTCTTCTAGCTCATACATACCTTCCCTTTATTCGcaatttcaagaaaaatttACTCAAAAGACCCAAGCGTTGGAGGCGACACAAGCTCAGATACTaagggagagagaagaagagagacTGGAGCGACAAAGGGAGAAGGAAGAGCTACAAAGGGAGAAGGAAGAGCTACAAAGGCAGAGAGATGCAGAGCGACTAGAGCGCCAAAGggagaaagaagaaaaagaagaaaatgatAGGGTCCAAGCAAAGGTGATTGCCGAGTTGAAAGAGGCAATGGAGAACTATGGAAGGATGTTCAGTCAGTGTAGTCAATTTCAGTCTCAAGACCGTCAAGATCCCCCTGGCGGAGGGGCTGGGCTAGCTACTTTGTAGATTTTCAAATATATTTTCTATATATTTATGTATTAACTCGTAGTTATGTATTATCAGTATGAACAAGTTTGTTAATATTATCAAAGCTTTGTACTCCGTAGTTCGTGTTTTGAATATTGTGGTCGCAAGAATTATATTGAATAGCagggaaattgaatattgagTAGGCATTGTATTTGAATAGCAGGGAAATTGAATAGCAGGGAAATTATAGCATGAATTATAGCAGGGAAATTACGACTACTTAAGTAGTCGTTAAAAGCTTTTAACGACTACTCAAGTAGTCGTAATTTTCCTTATATTGAATAGCAGGCATTGTATTTTTGCGACTACAATTATAGTCGCTAAAAAGCGACCACCAGAGTGGTTGTAAAATACCGACTACGATGGTAGTCGCAAAATTAACGACCACATGTGTAGTCGCTAAATTGCCGACAACAGTTTTAGTCGTTAAATTTTCGACCACCATTGTAGTCGCCAAATTCACGACCACGAAAGTAGTCGTTAATTTAGCGACTACTTTTGTAGTCGGTAATTTCCGACTACTTTTGTAGTCGTGAATTTGGCGACTACTTTGGTGGTCGGAAATTCTGCAACCACTAATTGGTCGGTGAAGTTGTCGGTGAAGTTGTCGGTGAATTTTAACGACCACATTTCAGTCGTATTTTCCTAACATTCCGACCAGTAGAATTCCGACTAGGCCTTACcgactagacctggttatcgggcgggtcgggtcagggtcggggcgggtcaaaagagggtcgggtattaaAAGGGTAATTTTTAACGGGTCGATAATGgacgggtcaaaagcgggttgcgggtcaatagcgggtcattagtgggcgggtcaataaacgagcaatgaaaaatgaaaaacaaaagagccatgtgcaagtacaagtgaatacgaagctatacacgtaattttttgtatcattactattttaatttttaaaataattgtagtataagtttgaccctataatgaccctgtccaataaaggccctgtccaataagagccctgaccaataaaagccctattaacttgaccctaaccctatatccattgaactaccctgtccaataaccaggtctattaCCGACCACTTTCAGTCGCAAAAAAATTTAGCGACCATTTTTCCCATTTTTCCGACCACTTTTGACGGTCGGAAAAACGGTGATTTCTTGTAGTGCATGCTGCCCAAAAGCCCACTTGGCTAACACACATAAGTCAGTTCTCCCTCTAAAGGTTGTACACCTCTTTAAAGCGGCCCACGGTCCATTCGTAGTAAAACTCAACCGCATTtactacacaaacactataaatacgtCGCCCTAGTGCACATACCAATGTACGTACGTTCATTTATTGCTTTCACACCACACTTTAACCTAGAGAGCTTTCTTTACTCTCAAACCtagtacttacttaggcatcgaagGGGCTTTCCTTGAAACACCCCCGATGCTAGCTAATCTCACTTGTGTGCAGGTATTTTTGGACAACAACACTCAAGAACAAGTTATATTTTCCACattacgaaagggccttcattccgAAACCCATTATTTCATACCCGGAACCGGAACAGTGAGTATAAGAGTTTACAATGAATGTCAATCACCTAACTTCTAGAACGAAGTATGGCTTAATACATTAAGCATTGTTTACCTGATTACATGAACCAAATCGATAAGTTTTTTACtcaaattaaaatgaaaaaacggAGGAGGGGGCAATTTCCTATTTGAGAGAAAGACGTACCAAATATTATTCGCTTTCCTGGAATGGTGGTGCTTCCACAAAGTGATGGAGACAAGATCCATATTAGTAAATATTATGGGTTGTAtaacaaaattaatgagcatTATCAATAATTAAATCATGTAATTATGCAAAGCAGCCAAACTTTGTTTTAAAAATTGTATAAACCAAATTGTTATTGGTTACACAAGATTCAGCTTTGTTGTAAAATCTTTGAGATTCTTTGGCTTTTGGAGTCACGTGCATGACGTTATCCTTGCCACTAAAGTTAAGTGATGCCAGAAATAGGTTTGGTTAGAGCGAGCCTATTTTAGTTTTCCATTTTTCCAGATTTTACTGTTTATTTTTCACTCCTTTTGGTAGGAAGATAATTGTATACCATTCGATCAACATTTCAAATTCTGTTTCTTCTATTTTAGTATGCATGCTGCATGCTGCATTGCTGCCTCATTGAAGCACGAAAGTATGTTTTTGGTATACATAAATATTCTTACCAAATAAGATGTGAAAAGAATTATTGAGTACTCTGCATGAAGTACGCGACTATATACCTATATCTAGCTAGATACACATGGATAGATGAACATTATTTATCAATAATAAATGAAGGACATAGTCTACATGTGTTAATTGATCGACCATTTTACTTGTAAATTTTATCTACTTTGTGTAGttcatttcaaatttttaattgCTTCGATACTAATATGTTTCTTATAGAATAACACTTGAAATTACAGGATCTCTTACTCAAAAACAAATTTCGATGGTATGTATGTAATTTCTAGATAATGAGCAAATTTTGTATGATATTGTCTTATACTCGTAAGACCGCTAATGTCAACATGCCATCATTTaactattaataaaaatatcataaGTGTTAACACGAACCAATAACTATTACACCAACcataattattaaaccaaaCTATAACTACCAAAACAAAACCTTACATAAGCACATATTTTTAATAGAAAAGATAAACTAAATCAGCATAACTAtttgtataaaaaaaaaattaagcattAATATTTGACAAT
This sequence is a window from Spinacia oleracea cultivar Varoflay chromosome 1, BTI_SOV_V1, whole genome shotgun sequence. Protein-coding genes within it:
- the LOC130465591 gene encoding uncharacterized protein, which produces MEVLCLRPETYEKTVAECREKGIEKDPNQIFFETVGGRKKGKVHGLGSGSHLYYAPPSRGGGSSSSYIPSLYSQFQEKFTQKTQALEATQAQILREREEERLERQREKEELQREKEELQRQRDAERLERQREKEEKEENDRVQAKVIAELKEAMENYGRMFSQCSQFQSQDRQDPPGGGAGLATL
- the LOC130465590 gene encoding uncharacterized protein; translated protein: MSGRGDSSGSGRVRGGGRKGARGGACGGAHGGARDSPHITQSTQDTFFDDDMNQGEYDSEVVPETQQDEVVVEPGVFWMTPGELWFDHSSLARHITSVIQKYYKSPWTCYTQVDNHTKEHWFNLFKRTHKWPPEYDNLALHDYHEKAGQRLKDTHNYITSRSGGKRPDWLPEEVHKEMMRHATEDPEFLKNSERSKKNRRGGSLTNSIEPTHFQGSISTVEHAKKW